One segment of Triticum aestivum cultivar Chinese Spring chromosome 2A, IWGSC CS RefSeq v2.1, whole genome shotgun sequence DNA contains the following:
- the LOC123191221 gene encoding disease resistance protein RGA4-like gives MEFAVSAFGVVASIAMSKLCTVIRKLYGKAKLDATFLKDELEAIRAAIIQLCFRGGPVRCLQIVWISQLRRLAYDIEDSIDCFHANKLSPEEFAIKLGELKERSLDTTDRIKRYGFADQGSAEGSSVVTNYPPDFLLGDKSCHDCLVYLYLFPPNHHVRTKPLIRRWLAEGLVQREDAAVDNLQSIIDSSYIGSIERSINGKVKRCKRTHETLEDIAKRSLSEKFILVCDGTAQLQEEEARRLSVHPSGNVQLNLPQDLPSLRTLAVFPAGAASLASYEDVLDFSRYGQVLRVLDLKECAHLSDEHIQAICEQVLMKYLSINLGSIDEITRDIGKLNQLETLDLSGSQTVTVFKEVLMLPKLKHLIGKFQLSKRDTFWGPVPSDVEKLLRANSKMETLAGFVMGRRPGFQQLLSLMRRLRKVKIWCKTNASSDNLLALSNAISKFVLNGATEPDLNRSLCIDFEEGSRDLVHEIIVPVGGKLDSLKLRATLGKFPQFVAHLGCIEELCLWSTGLSWDVIQKGLSNVKGLKYLKLIEDGLGRIDILSVAGHLKAIERLYIVCRQTLEVAITAAPLPHLVSLHILCQDLHFITGTSGIDITGMAKLQEVALHPLVDGAIRAGLQQAADGHSNMHPPKVMFLEYPQ, from the coding sequence ATGGAGTTTGCTGTATCCGCATTTGGCGTGGTAGCTAGCATCGCCATGTCCAAGCTCTGTACTGTGATACGAAAATTATATGGGAAGGCGAAGCTTGATGCTACGTTCTTAAAAGATGAGCTCGAGGCAATCCGAGCTGCTATCATTCAACTTTGTTTCAGAGGTGGACCTGTTAGATGTTTGCAGATAGTATGGATATCACAACTAAGGCGATTGGCATATGACATCGAAGACAGCATAGACTGCTTCCATGCCAACAAGCTGAGCCCCGAAGAATTCGCCATAAAGCTTGGTGAACTCAAGGAAAGGTCATTGGATACGACCGACCGGATAAAAAGGTATGGATTCGCTGACCAAGGGTCTGCAGAAGGGTCTTCCGTTGTCACCAATTATCCTCCGGATTTTCTTCTTGGCGACAAGAGTTGCCATGACTGCTTGGTATATTTGTACTTGTTTCCTCCTAATCATCATGTCAGGACTAAACCTCTAATAAGGAGATGGCTGGCTGAAGGTCTAGTACAACGAGAAGATGCTGCAGTCGATAATTTGCAGTCCATCATTGACTCCAGTTACATCGGTTCCATCGAGAGAAGTATCAATGGGAAGGTGAAGAGGTGCAAAAGAACTCATGAGACGCTAGAGGACATCGCCAAACGGTCCTTGTCTGAGAAGTTCATCCTGGTCTGTGACGGCACCGCCCAACTTCAGGAGGAAGAAGCCCGGAGGCTGTCTGTGCATCCTTCTGGAAATGTACAACTGAATTTGCCTCAGGATCTGCCTAGTCTCCGAACCTTAGCGGTATTCCCtgctggtgcggcgagtctcgctAGTTATGAAGATGTTTTAGATTTTTCCAGGTATGGTCAAGTGCTGCGGGTGTTGGATCTGAAAGAATGTGCTCACCTGAGCGATGAACATATTCAGGCTATTTGCGAGCAGGTGCTGATGAAATATTTGAGCATCAATTTGGGTAGCATTGATGAGATTACAAGGGATATCGGGAAGCTGAATCAGCTAGAGACCCTCGACCTGAGTGGAAGCCAGACTGTGACGGTGTTCAAAGAAGTCCTCATGCTGCCCAAACTGAAGCACCTCATTGGGAAGTTCCAGCTTTCTAAGAGAGATACCTTTTGGGGACCTGTACCATCAGATGTAGAGAAGCTCCTGAGAGCTAACAGTAAGATGGAGACGCTGGCAGGATTTGTCATGGGTAGGAGACCAGGATTTCAACAACTGCTGAGTCTTATGAGGCGGTTGCGGAAGGTGAAGATATGGTGCAAAACCAACGCAAGTTCAGATAACCTGCTTGCTCTTTCAAATGCCATTTCGAAGTTCGTTCTTAATGGGGCCACTGAACCTGATCTTAATCGGTCCCTATGCATTGACTTCGAAGAAGGCTCAAGAGATCTCGTGCATGAAATAATCGTCCCAGTCGGCGGCAAACTCGACTCCCTCAAGCTGCGCGCCACACTGGGCAAATTTCCTCAGTTTGTTGCACACCTAGGTTGTATAGAGGAGCTATGCCTCTGGTCCACTGGTCTGAGCTGGGACGTTATTCAAAAGGGTCTGAGCAACGTGAAGGGACTGAAATATCTCAAGCTTATTGAAGATGGCCTTGGGCGCATCGACATACTGTCTGTAGCTGGGCACCTCAAAGCCATTGAGCGGCTTTACATCGTGTGCAGGCAAACGCTGGAAGTAGCTATCACAGCTGCCCCGCTGCCTCATCTTGTGTCACTTCATATCCTCTGTCAAGATCTGCATTTCATTACTGGAACAAGCGGCATCGACATCACGGGCATGGCAAAACTGCAGGAAGTTGCGCTCCATCCTCTTGTCGACGGAGCAATCAGAGCTGGACTGCAACAAGCTGCAGATGGCCATTCTAATATGCATCCGCCCAAAGTGATGTTCCTCGAATATCCTCAATAA